One window of the Mobula birostris isolate sMobBir1 chromosome 19, sMobBir1.hap1, whole genome shotgun sequence genome contains the following:
- the rpl15 gene encoding large ribosomal subunit protein eL15: protein MGAYKYMQELWRKKQSDVLRFLLRVRCWQYRQLSALHRAPRPTRPDKARRLGYKAKQGYVIYRVRVRRGGRKRPVPKGATYGKPVHHGVNQLKFARSLQSVAEERAGRHCGGLRVLASYWVGEDATYKFFEVVLVDPFHKAIRRNPDTQWITKPVHKHREMRGLTSAGKKSRGLGKGHRFHLTIGGSRHAAWRRRNTLQLHRYR, encoded by the exons ATGGGGGCCTACAAGTACATGCAGGAACTGTGGAGGAAGAAGCAATCAGACGTGCTGCGATTCCTGCTGCGGGTCCGCTGCTGGCAATACCGGCAGCTCTCGGCGCTCCACCGGGCACCACGGCCCACACGGCCCGACAAGGCACGCAGGCTCGGCTACAAGGCCAAGCAAG GCTACGTTATCTACCGTGTGCGAGTTCGCCGTGGTGGCCGAAAACGTCCTGTCCCCAAAGGTGCAACCTACGGTAAACCAGTGCATCACGGTGTCAACCAGCTGAAGTTTGCCCGTAGCCTCCAGTCCGTCGCTGAG GAGCGAGCTGGTCGTCACTGTGGAGGACTGAGAGTTCTTGCCTCCTATTGGGTAGGTGAAGATGCCACATACAAGTTCTTTGAGGTGGTTCTCGTTGACCCATTCCACAAAGCAATCCGACGCAACCCGGATACCCAATGGATCACAAAGCCCGTGCACAAGCACAGAGAGATGCGTGGGCTGACATCTGCCGGCAAGAAGAGTCGTGGTCTGGGCAAGGGTCACAGGTTCCATCTTACTATTGGAGGCTCTCGTCACGCTGCATGGAGAAGGCGCAACACACTGCAGCTCCATCGCTACCGTTAA